In Sesamum indicum cultivar Zhongzhi No. 13 linkage group LG8, S_indicum_v1.0, whole genome shotgun sequence, the sequence AGCATGCGGACCACATCATTTGGTGAAAATCATGTGTTACTGTAACAAAACCTAGAAATCCAATTTTGGTCAGAGAGCAAATTAAATTGGTTTTCCCTAACTGGAATTTTGATGTTCCAATAAACAGGAAAAGATGCAAACACCTACTATTGGCACGGAAGAGACAATGTAACCACACGTGAACTGAATCCAAAGGTCTCCTTCTTCTGCATTTTCATGCTTGCTGGGATTagttcatttgttttttgaggTTATTTTCCACCCGGAgtcttatattaaaaaatctttgttttcctttctgTTCTTGATAGTTTCACGGTCTCCCAAAAATTTGGTTTCTGTTGGTTTTGTAATAGTTACTTACGAGTGATAAGTATTAGTGGTTCAATGGACTATATCAGTTTGAATATAACTACTGAAATCTCTGCTGTGTGTATACGGAGGAATGGCAACAGCTCCTTGAACACTGGCTGAATGTGGGTGGCTGTTAAATTCACGACGGCTAGAGTTGTATGAATGAGTGGATTTATATAAGGAAAGGTAGAAACAAGAAGACCCATTACTTGAGCTTGTGAAACTGTTGTGTATCGAACAATGATAAATTGAGGGGGGGAGTGTCAAATGAAAGGTACATGCTTACTTTTCTGCCCTCCCTCATGAGTAAACCGTTTAATTTTCCCTGAAGTTCTGAATGCTGGATAGCTTAAAACATGACATATCTCAggcaaaatttaatatgcaGCAGCAACAAGAATGCcttaaaaattacatgaatattCCGAGTGAGGATGAGATTTGGTTTCCACATCTTTTAATACTGGTGTGCTTTTGCTGCATTGCTCTATATCAGAGTTCAGCACTACTAAAGTCCCACAGATTATGCTCCAGGTGGCATTTGACACTCGTAGCtttcaatacaaataaaaaaatgttataattggATTGTTTGTCAGACTTACCATTAGAGTGTTTTGGCATCTCCAGTCGCTGTCTTCTGGCTTGGATGATTATCCACGTGCATCACACCCTAGTGAAGATGAACGTCACTTGGATCTTAGATGTTGGATGCATCTTGCTGCAGATTGCATGAGTTCCATTTCAGACATTCTTGATGACAGTGACATTGGAAAGGtataaccaaaaaataaagcaaataacTTACCAAATAAGGGTTTTATCGATTTTTAAGGTTATACAAATTGTGCAGGAGTATGGCTTGACAGCAAATTTACTCTCAGATTTTGAGCTTTTGAATCAGGTAATTTCTTATTATCCCCATTTGTATTTTCCAACATCTTTTTTCTCTAAGGCATTCGACTTGTCGATTTTAGATCTTCTGTATGTGCATCATTGTTGTGTCAGAAATAAGTGCATTCTGGCTTTTTTCTAAGCAAGCAACTAATTGATCTTTCATTCAatcttttctatcttttttcttttcagatgCATTTTGATCAGAACAATGGAGCTTATTTTGATTATGGGAATCATACAGAGAAGGTATGCACTCTTCATCTGCCTAGATTCCAGTTTTCAGTGGCTAGTCTCACCTTTTCTACAGTTTATTCATGCAACTAGCCATGTGTTGATTACGAGAACCAGAATATTTACTGATTGAAAACATATGTGAACTTTACCCTGTCTAGAAAACCTGTGAACAGATGAATCAGATTCAAGCTCATCTAATAACATTTCTTCCATAAAATCCTAGACCTTTTAATTCTTCTGGTATTAACTTCTGCTATGATGTCCTGATGCTTTAAGTTCAATTTCTCTTGTGCTACTAAGGAAGTAGCACTGAATTATGAAACACTTGAGCTAATTGTCAATGATGCAATCTTCATGGAGGTTGACTAATTCTTCATAGGGAAAAGGAGATAAAGAAGCAAGAGAatcagaaaaattgaattcattCCATACTAACAGTGACATTTCTCTTCCTCTTAGGTTCGTCTAAGTTGGCGGCTGGCAGAAGCAGCTGGCAATCACCCGAATCGTGAACTTGTTCGAGAAGTTCTAGAGAAACCTGTGCTGAGACTGGTTCCTCATATTGGTTACGTCAGCCTTTTTCCATTTATGAGCAGGCTTATACCGCCTGTAAGTTGATCCAGGATCTTCTGCTAATGCAATGATTTCTTAGTTTAACTGGTAtatttgctttatttatttgtcaCTGTCTTACATCTTCTATATGCATTCTAAATGACGTAGGATTCATGGATGTTGGAAAAACAGCTTGATCTCATCTCAAACACAAGTACTCTGTGGACCAACTTTGGACTAAGATCTCTAGCCAAAACAAGGTAAAAGAAATAGCTCTATTTTAAGGCTTCTTGCAGAGGCATTGTGCACATTCCTGTACATCTAAAGTAAAGCATACTGACAACTCTTGGGGCGTTTGCCAGCTCACTATACATGCAACGCAACACTGAGCACGACCCACCTTATTGGAGGGGCCCAATTTGGATGAATATGAACTATATGATTCTTTCCGCGCTTAACTATTATTCTAAAGGTAAATATCACTAAAGAACACTTTCCATCtgatactaatttttattcaacataTAGTGATTTACTTGATTGTTGTAGTGGATGGGCCGTACAGAGACAGGGCCAAAACCATTTACAATGATTTGAGAAACAATTTGATCCGgtatttatttcctttcagCTGGATCAATTCTTCTTACATGTTTGCATGTACTTAATATCCCTCATGGTAATCACCTGTCGTTGTGCCAGAAATGTGGTCAGGAACTATAAAGAGACCGGCTACTTGTGGGAACAGTATGACCAAAAGAAAGGGAAGGGAAAAGGCGCACGGTTGTTCACTGGTTGGACATCACTTATAGTGTTGATCATGGCTGAAGCCTACGCTGAATGTTAGGAGTTCTGCCTGAAGTTACAGCAAATACAGCTTCTAAATTTCATCTATGCAAGGTAAAAACATGACTGGCTTTAGATATATAGTATGTAGCTGTAGTAACAATTTTTGGGGCGAAAGGGAAAAGGGTGGAGCTATCTAACTACAGATGTGATCTGATCTTTGCTAAATTAGTTGATTTACAGTGTCCACAACATACATATAGTTCAAGATTTAACTTTATACCATGTGATTGACTGTTGGCAGCACATTTCTAGACTGTTGTTGGGTTATGTTTATCTCAAAGAACgattgaaaaaactaattttggATTATCCTCAATAGAGATATGGTTTTGGACTTCTAGAATTCaggtttgtaattttagtatggcaatttgtaattttggtgaATTTGGAGATATCATAAAACACACCTTCGAGAATTGGTTGGAGTTTATCATTTGCCTTTCACATGCACAGATTAATTTGGGGATTTTAAGGATATTTTGTCAATGATAACTACGTATAAAGATCCATGCTTTATTTACTCTTTGTCTATTATTATATAGGGAAATTACACTCTGCTCTTCTGTGAACTTAAATTTCTtatggtttggaaaattacatttaatatttttgaagtttgcttatatctaacaaataagttccttcgttagttaaaattcactgaatttgttgatagtaacaaaaaaaattgaataaaaatttatgtttactttcgattgattttattactgatttattataggttaaaataatttttttttctgactaGACtcatcatatgcattaacCCGTGAGCACGTTTggggtaatttggttataaaaagatttatttgacttgtaataaatcagtaagaAGTCAAttaggggtaaatatagatttttcaaaccacagaaaatttacgtgtaattacaccaaatttcaaaatgggagtgtaattatcacgcctattatatacatttcattacattagtttatattatgttatatttaatatatactatattgCGTTACATTATTGTATGTTGTATATCATAAAtacttatgtatttaataattttacttctttaaatactttttccGATTATTTGTgctattgatttatttttttattcaccGAACcggatattttgaaaatctatTAAATCAAACTTGAGACATGCAGGCATAATTTTCGCTAGGCTTTATGCCTTATTGGTACTACTATTTCttgataatataaatgatatttactACAAATATGagggtttatatattttgtgtcATTGATATTGAGCACCAACCCAAATACGATTGAGAAACACCGAGTTCTAAACTAAAATTAcgatgatattttttattagataaacaATACAATGTGCAAAAAAGGGATCGTCTTTACCCAAAAACGACACTGTCACGCCCGACGGAAAGGAATCATACCTAAATTCTGTACGAATAAAAACATGacaaacaaatcaataaattagtTGGGCGCAACTAGTTGAAATAACCAACCACTAACTAAAATGGTGCCCCCAATGAACAAAACAGTCTTTGGATTCATCCATTCTCCTTAAAACAAATACCAATGTCCTGTAAGTAATCAaccaaaagagagagaggttcGGAAGAGATGATGAGATATTTCCATATGGAATTTGTCTTAATGTAGTTCACACACATGTATAATTTTCTGGTCAACATGCAACAAATACTTTCGACCTATTTAGTTATAATGGAAAGAAGAGACGACAAAGAGATAGAGGGGAAAATACAAGGAAAAGGATGAGGGGGAGATGACTGTTTGTGAGATTGTAATTTGCAAGTGCCTCTTTCTAGCCTTCACTCATTTCTGTATCTTCAGCCATTATGATTTCCATATCTCGCATGTCTCGCTTCAGCACATTTCCGAGTCTAGCAATAGCCTCTGTTTGCCGTTGCAAGACCTATTGAGCAAACAAGACAAAAGAGAATCAATAATGATCGTTACTATTCAGTCATTTGGAAACAATCCAGAGTAAATAGAAGTTGTATAATTGATGACAGCAACAACAAAACGACGCTTAAAAGGAGAAAACAGGGCAGAAAAGCCTTCCCAGCATCTCCTTTATCATAGCTGTTTGTCAGCATGTTTTTGCTgttattatcatcattatcaCTACTGCCTGATGGAAATCAGACGaatcacaaatatataaaatcagtTTTACCACACCTCCTGCATGTCAGCCAGACTTTGTTCATGAATTTTGGTTGATCCTGGCAGATAAACCGAGCCACCATTTAGCCCATCTGCTTGAAGGCGTGACAATGTGAGAAGATTCTGTACCCGTCTAGAAAGTTCCGCTCCAGATCCTTTTAACTGCAAATTGGGAATATCTGTCAGTCATATCCTTCGACACATTTCAGAAGAGACAAAATGGTTAAACATCAACCTGTCTGGTTATTGCAGCCAACTTCTCTGCTAATTCTACCTCTCCTTTCATAAGAGGAAGACGACTGCCTTTACCCTCCAATGCCTCTATTATTCTCATTATCTGTATGTTATCACATGCAATAATGAATATCAGGAGAATGACATGAAAGTAAATTGTTAGAGCAAGCTACTCCAAGATAGCTGTTCATCCTagagaaaaaattgatgcaatcAGCAATGACTGTATAATACCAGCAAATCAGTAGCAGGTGTTGCTTCCCTTAACCTACTCTACGCTGCCTTATGTCAATCTTCAGAATTGAGTCTCAAAATTAGAGTTCATGAGGAATCCACTTAGATTTTAATAGTGTTTCTAATTGAAGTTCAAGGCTTCaaactttttaaatcaaacaGAATGTCAGTGAACTCCTACTCGTCATTGTAATTGTCACAGgcccttatatatataaactgtaaatttaaactataatCAAATAAAGACAGCTACATGAGACACCCACCCTTAAAAGACGTCTTTGAAGCCCTTGCTCTTTCTGTTGCATCCTTTGGATCCAGGGAAGGGTGTCAGCTTGAAAATGTCTTTGGAGCTGCACTAATAAAGCGCCAAAAAGGTATCAGTTGAATCAGATACATATGTACACGCGCCTGcgagcacacacacacacagatatatatatatatagggagagagagagagagagagagagtgataTCTGACCATCTTTACATTGCTCTGTGTCATCTTCAGTCTCTCAGAATCTGAGAGTATGACTTCATCTTGGAGCTGTATAATTGAGATCATGGGAAACTTATCACAAATTATAAGCACATCATGATTGTTCAAAAGAGAATGAAAATAGTGTGTGAGGGAATGAAATGGGCAGAATTTGCATTCAATGACTTGTCAGGTCGCGGAATCCATGCAAAGACATGCCCAGAAGCAAGCTAGCAGTCATGCAATTCAACATACGTTATTCCATATAACAAACTCTACAACTTTAACTAGAAACAGCAGTCATCTACAACGAAAATAGTTTTCATCAGAAAGCAGGCTCTAGTCAACAGAATCATTGATTCACAAGAAAATAGATATAAGATGAAGCATAAAGATGGGCAGGTTATATACGAAAAACTCACCTTAAGTGGTGATTGTATTCTAGTATCTTAATCCTTTTTGCTTATTAGGCCAGTACGCGATTCATTAAGCTTCCCTATAACAAAAAGGTTCCTAGTATAAATGcataataaaatcttaatcTCGTACGCTGAGGATTTATCAAAGCTCAAAACATTTTTTCTTAACCATAAAAATACAAACTGTCACAAACCTTTCTCCACTTGAATTCGTTATAGTATACACATATCTATTCATTACAAAATCCATACTTATACTACTGTTCTTTCATCTAcacttaattttttgacaaatattattatcaattgaGTCTAAAAATTCCATCATATAATTGAGATGAGTGACAATCTCATGCAACGATGAAGAATCTGATCACCAATGGAAATATCTACCAAGACTGCATGTATAGTATATCCAATGAACACATAATGCCCAGATATAAGTGCAAGTTCCTTctaaacacacacaaaagttAGAGAAATATTACAAGATTTTTGCATATACAGTTGAATGAAACACGAATCtcctccaaaaaataaaaagtgataGTGCCCAACCTGCTATACTTCCTTTCAGAATAAGACAAAGAACGAACTAGCAACACTTATGTACCTTGAGACGCTGGGAAAGATCTTTAAATCCCTGCACAAGATGAGGCCACAAACGCTCTCGTTTGGAACTCTCCATGCCTTCTAGCTTTGCTATTGCCTCTGCCCACATAATCTGGCAGTCTAAACTATTTTACAAGACTTACAAAGTAGTCTCCacaagtaatttataattgaaatagtTGAGATACTGATGATGCCAATCAAAATGACCACAGTAAACTCACATCAGATACACCAGCAGGCTTTATCCTGTACTGAGGTTCAGTGACACTAAACAGTAGATGCTGCAAAACCAACAAATGCTCTAAATGAACATCAAATCAAAACAATATGACTCTCATGAACTGAAGTTATCTTAATAGCCAGATACAGATTGGTTAATGGATTCGTAATATGTACAGAAATCAGCAGCACACTTGCAAAAGCACTTGTAATATTTCCTACTTCCGGGCCATAAGTTTTTCCATAAAACTAAACGAATgctactaatttaattaatttctcatcAGCTCATCCATTGCAATTTCACACAATACAATCAGATGCAGTcttccaaaagtgaattttggAGACGGAGCTTCATTCATGACAAGAATCAGAAAACAAATCCCAGTACTTGAGATTCAGCTCAATGAGCTTTATTTGCTAACATCTTCAAGCACTACTTTGGGAGTTTCTGAGCTAAAACCAATTAGCTAgaatgattaatatatgaaaaattatcaaacaaccCCAAGCTTGAGTCACTGcccaataattaaaagtttattcaAATCTGTTTTTGTCTAACTAAACCAAGCCAGGCACACATTTTCAAGCTTGATAAAGAATTCAAATCAAGCATAAAGAGAACATTGCTTAGATCAACCAAATGCATTCAAAAACCCCAACTTAATATACATGAGAGCTAAACTAAACACAAAATCAATCAATGCTAGAAACTTTTTAACTTCAAACAAGTAAATTCAGATATATTCCAGTATTGCAGAAGAATACAATGTTGAAAAATCAAACCTTGAATGCATACTTAGGGTTCCCAGGCTCCTCCTTGTACGCATCCACAATCGCCTACAACAACACAAAGAGAGCAAAATAAACTAAACTTGGAGTTCAAATGCTTAAAACAATACAACAAAAATCCCAACGGAAAAAAATCTTCACTTGAATATCACGATCCGCCAGAGAAAACGGGAGTGGAGCAACTGGCGCCATCTGAGTAGTCAACTGCGAGTTCACAAAATTCGTCGCCGGCAGCGCATTGTTAAACGGAGTCGGTTGCGCTTGCGATGCGGCATTGAACGGCGTCGTAAAACCGAACGGACTTTGCTGTTGTTGAGGTTGAGGTGTCTGAAACAGCGACGGGgtttgctgctgctgttggGGTTGGGATAGTTGCGAAAACGGTGTCGAAAATAGTGAGCTGCCGAATGCTGGAGTTGAAGGCGTGCCGAAGGCGGGGGTGGAGGAAGGGGTGGCGAATGCAGCTGACGAGGGCTGAGCTCCGAACATTTTGGCCGGTGGCCGAACCCTAGATTCGCGATTGGGATTTTTGATGGACTCTGTACTAATGCTGTTGCCGCCAATTTCCGCCCCGCTTTCCTAAAATTTGCCTTTAAATTTTTCCTAATCTTTCTCTTTTATGTTTAGACGCTTATTAGGTTCAAagatttacccttttttttttcttcttctttggctttgagataaaatttttatttttataaaattataaatacatcccTTAAAGAATgtagatataatatatgtcAACGAgcatttatttaaactttttcataTGAACCGCTATCgatttaaattgtaattatagaatacatgtaacttttttttaaacttcttaaataaatcccacattttaaaaaaaaggattcttgaattctatttttttatgttgacTGAAAACTAAGTATAAAGTTATTTGGTTGGATCAGATCTATGATATGTGCTCGTTGTTAAAACtcggatttatttattttttaacataattcagatttaaaattaagattcctaacttctatttatttatatataggacTAATTACacttactatatatatgtaaataagcCACGTGATTATTAAAAGGGTGTTTAGgtgagtttataaattttttaatatattttataagatgtttgagagtttataaaatattacagggtatttagtaatttttttaaaaaaaatagcttataaatttaaaaaaataagatgttcgGAGTCTATAAGCTctcaaaaaaaatagttactaacttatttataagatcttaGCAATCAttcgaattaaattataaatttatcattactaaatgatcttataagctccataatttatctatactattataaagggaaaatatattatagacATAGTGAATGTTTTGATGCCGTTGTACCATTCTTTTTAAGAGCATAAAAATATCCTTCAACTgatgagataattaatttattcaacttactaagtttttcattaattgataaattagctttttttaaaatttatttgttgtttttttttttaatgtgatgtatcaatttgtgtattttactcttatttataatatattttaaagtataaaaaattatttattatatgcacacaagGAACGGCATACCATGATAACAGCTagtctcattttatttaaacattc encodes:
- the LOC105168397 gene encoding nuclear pore complex protein NUP54, with the protein product MFGAQPSSAAFATPSSTPAFGTPSTPAFGSSLFSTPFSQLSQPQQQQQTPSLFQTPQPQQQQSPFGFTTPFNAASQAQPTPFNNALPATNFVNSQLTTQMAPVAPLPFSLADRDIQAIVDAYKEEPGNPKYAFKHLLFSVTEPQYRIKPAGVSDIMWAEAIAKLEGMESSKRERLWPHLVQGFKDLSQRLKLQDEVILSDSERLKMTQSNVKMLQRHFQADTLPWIQRMQQKEQGLQRRLLRIMRIIEALEGKGSRLPLMKGEVELAEKLAAITRQLKGSGAELSRRVQNLLTLSRLQADGLNGGSVYLPGSTKIHEQSLADMQEVLQRQTEAIARLGNVLKRDMRDMEIIMAEDTEMSEG